A genomic stretch from Pochonia chlamydosporia 170 chromosome 4, whole genome shotgun sequence includes:
- a CDS encoding Set1 complex component spp1 (similar to Metarhizium acridum CQMa 102 XP_007813004.1) — MDHRPGSSHEDRLRSESTDWAVKSEQAVSSPRTAVSDLATAPFKPSPTPLPSTETPDSAATAMAVSAKKKGTATVKKAPKRPRPGDAKKKKKVKTDSAAPDVEEASGDEESDNGPYCLCRGPDDHRWMICCEKCEDWFHGECIKMNKEIGENLIEKFICPNCSTGELATIYKKTCALGACRKPARLGQSQPSVFCSNEHAQMWWERMVSRLPKVRGKNGLNDQLGQDEFMALLNSNLGSTNEHGMWQLVKKPFSDDPTNGANGAGDEAFSKLLSEEEQKFLDEAHRARFDLAEETLLCHKMFTLIELAQERRRAAITAGRFGDDICGYDSRLDAVSARDVFSAFVKSPEGQEVFKTSKLRDPLGEDDEVRGMCERKRCKAHSGWQKMLPLGIKHQIREMAGQAAEVEEEEKIVRKAVGERWKRRQAESNWVETLDG, encoded by the exons ATGGACCATCGACCCGGGTCCTCGCATGAGGACCGTTTGCGATCAGAATCTACCGACTGGGCTGTTAAATCAGAACAGGCAGTCAGTTCTCCAAGAACAGCTGTTTCAGACCTCGCGACCGCACCTTtcaaaccatcaccaacgccaCTCCCTTCCACAGAGACACCCGATTCTGCAGCtacagccatggcagtgtcagcaaagaagaagggcacaGCAACTGTTAAGAAGGCCCCAAAGCGACCAAGGCCCGGTGAcgccaaaaagaagaagaaagtgaAGACCGACTCCGCGGCGccagatgttgaagaagcatCCGGCGACGAGGAATCCGACAACGGCCCATATTGCCTGTGCCGGGGTCCAGATGACCATCGCTGGATGATCTGTTGCGAAAAGTGCGAGGACTGGTTTCATGGCGAGTGTATTAAGATGAACAAGGAGATTGGAGAGAACCTCATTGAGAAATTCATCTGTCCAAATTGTTCCACTGGCGAGCTGGCCACTATTTATAAAAAGACGTGTGCGCTGGGAGCCTGTCGCAAACCAGCGCGTTTGGGCCAAAGTCAACCGAGCGTGTTTTGTTCCAATGAGCACGCGCAGATGTggtgggagaggatggtTAGCAGGCTGCCGAAAGTGAGAGGTAAGAACGGGCTCAACGACCAGTTGGGGCAAGATGAGTTCATGGCGCttctcaacagcaacctGGGGTCGACAAATGAGCATGGCATGTGGCAACTAGTCAAAAAGCCCTTTTCGGATGACCCGACAAACGGTGCAAATGGGGCAGGTG ACGAAGCATTCTCAAAGTTATTGagcgaagaagaacaaaagtTCCTCGACGAAGCACATAGGGCACGCTTCGACCTGGCTGAAGAGACGCTCCTTTGTCACAAAATGTTTACTCTGATTGAACTGGCCCAAGAACGACGACGAGCAGCAATTACCGCCGGACGATTTGGAGACGATATCTGCGGTTACGACTCAAGATTGGACGCCGTATCTGCAAGGGACGTATTCTCTGCCTTCGTCAAGTCACCCGAGGGACAGGAAGTGTTCAAAACGTCAAAACTGCGCGATCCACTaggcgaagacgacgaagtGAGGGGCATGTGTGAGCGGAAGCGATGTAAGGCACATAGCGGCTGGCAAAAGATGCTCCCCTTGGGGATCAAGCATCAGATTCGGGAAATGGCGGGCCAGGCTGCAGAagtggaagaggaggagaaaaTTGTTCGAAAAGCGGTGGGggagagatggaagaggaggcaaGCGGAGAGTAATTGGGTTGAGACTTTGGATGGATAA